One Oncorhynchus mykiss isolate Arlee chromosome 25, USDA_OmykA_1.1, whole genome shotgun sequence genomic window, tgttgtgttacagcccgaaTTAAATCATTCTCACCCATCTCCACACACACATGGGATTTATGGGACAGTGGCCAAAATGAAGCCACtactgagaaaaaggcacatgacagcacggtTGGAGTTAGCAAAAAGGCATGTGAAAGACAGACCATAAGAGATTCTGACGGACAGACGGATAATGAGacgcctgaatgcaaagcgctatgtctggagaaaaacaggcacagctcatcatccgtctaacaccatccctactttgaagcatggtggtggcagcatcatgctatggggatgcttttcagcggcaggaagaCAGGTAAGGATCAATGGGGAACAAcaaatggagccaaatacaggcaaatccttgatgagtgCAAACAAACCTAGACTGGGAAGAAGATTTCACgttccaacatgacaatgaccccaagcatacaggcaaagcaacactggaatggcttcagaacaagaatgtgaaattccttgagtgacccagacaaagcccagacttgaatcccattgaaaatatgTGGAAAGACCTAAGTTAGCTGGGGAACGGCAGTGAACAGCAATCTTAACAGAGCTTGccaggaagaatgggagaaaatccacaACTCCagatgcttctacaaagtattgactcaggggtgtgtatacttatgtaaatgagatatttctgcatttcattttcaatacattagcAAAAtattataaaaacatgttttcattttgtcattatggggtagtgtgtgtagatgggtgagattaaaaaatacaattttgaattcaggctaacaaaacatagaataagtctgaatactttctgaaggcactgtatgttaactTGCTCTGCAATACGTAACGACCCCACCCCTACCTTTGCAGGGTGCGATGATCTCTTCCTTCTTGTCCATGTGGTCCTTGTGACACTTGATGTGGCAGCGCCTGCACTCCAGGGCAGGAGGAGGCTTAAACATGTGCCACAGGGGCTTGGTGCACGCCTCACAGTTGGTAGGGAAGTGGTAGAGTGTAGGGATGAACTCATGGCCCTTGTGGCAGATGTAGCTGGACTTCTCTCCACTTGCCAGCTCCACTGGGAACTCAGGCTCCTTCTTACACTCTCCCTCGTTGGCATACAGAAtctgaggagagaaggaagaggccATCACGGTCGATGTCAATCATTACCATCAACAGTATGAACTAGCCCCATCACATGAATCGTTAAATAAATGCATGAACAAAGAGCCATAAGAAGCAAGGGACCTGGAATATCCTGGGGATCTCTTTGGCGTCAGCACGGTAAACATCTGTTTGAGTGACAGGTCGCACATGGAAGAGTTTACTGAAAAGGGAATAGAACAAAACGTCAAGGTACATTTTTTTTTGACTACAGTTATCTGCATTAGCATGATCATTTAAATGTAAATAAAAGGAGCAGGTAGATAGTCATTACTCACTCGATATCCAGCACCATGTAGGGGTTGGATAGCTCTTTGTCCTGTTCGCTGTTATAGAACAGAATCTTCTTGCTGCTCACAACCACATACTAAAGAGAGACAAGAAAACATTTAACTGTAGAACATCAACAATATAAAACAATGTTTGATCAGTAAGCCAGGTTAAATCTTTTCACCTTTCTCTCCCATCCAAACTTCTTTGTGTTGTTCCTCACCGGCAGTGAGAGCCATCCCTCTAGTCTCATTTctgagagtgaaagagggggaAACATTAAAACAGCAGGCTAATGTTGTGATAGATCTACATGCTTGAGTTTGTACATATTCCCAGGAAACATaactttttcaatttcagtccaCAAAAATGATGTAAACAGCAGATGCAGAAAATGTCCACAGCAACTCTGCACACATTATGTATGGACTCAACTGCAAAACATGCAGGTTTAATAGCTGGTGTTTCAGCTGCAGAGAAGTTTTCCTTCATAAATGGACAAAATATCAGTCAACCAGtcaaataaatcaatcaatgtatCAAATCACGCAAATCATCGGAGTCATTAGTAGCCTATTAAAGTGATCCTGTATACATACTGGCAACTGGACAACACAAGTAAAAAACAATCACATGCCAAAGACAGTAGGAAAGATATCTGGCACTCCAGGACAAGAAAGCAAgtcacacacccccccccccccccccccccccaccatgttcAATAGAATAAAGGTGCAATCTTTCGTGTACTTAAAAAAGGGTGGTTACAGAAGGACTCTGAAGACAGCAGATTGGAAGGCCAAACCAGACTCCAAGTACTAAAACTGttcagagagatggggggggggggggagaaaggatAAACGAATACAATAGAAAATGCAAGAGGTATAGAAACATTACTGTAAAAGGTAAGTGTAAAAATAATTGAGTGAATAAACTGTGAAGACAGAAGCTCAAGTGGTCTTAGTTCtttattaagcaataaggcccaagggggtgtggtatatggccaatataccatggctatggGCTGTTAGGTGCTCTAAGTTAGCCCAATTATtgttttcactaattggtctttcaatcaatcagatcagctctgaaaaatatttgatgtgattggtcaaaagaccaattagtggaaaaaaatatGATTTAAACACAGCCTGTTTGCCTACATACATCAGTCAGacgaagacagcttggctgtcgaaacattGGATATTCAATTTTttcatctgagctcctagagtgtgcggctctcctttattttcaagttttctactccgctagccagcacctcgcctaaataggtgtgcgtttattTTTCTTCTAGATTAGCCAGGCAACTGCCCCTAGGCACCACACAACGCAgactgcctggatacagcccttagacgTGGTCTATTGGCCATAAACCCtgaggtaccttattgctattataaacaggttaccaatgtaattagaacagtaaacaagtaattgtgtcatacccgtggtatattgtctcataccacggctttcagccaatcagcatccagggctcGAACGACAGTTTATAATTAGGcttagagttaagaaaataactGAAAGTCAATTTAAACATACATGTGAGGTACAAGGCTATGTGAACAGGACTGCTTGTAAATTGGGTTtagcacacatacagtataaaagGGGTACTCCTTACCTGTGTAGGCGTCGTCCGCATCAAAGTCTGGACCACTGTTGATACTGGCTGATTCCAGGGAGGAAACGTTGGCGGAGCTGAGGAGGTTACGTAGCTGCTCTATGTCACTATCCTTACTGTCCAGGGCCATCTGCAGTTCAATGCGTACCTGACTCTCATCCGCTATTTGCTATTTGACACAAACAGGGGGAAAGGAAACACACATATGAAATGTCTGTATATTTTGAGGCCCCTGTTAGCTTAGTTGATCGCTCTTGGTGTGACTGACCACCTGCATGAGCTCTCTCTGGTAATTAATGATGGTGTTATATGTGGTTGTGTAATGGTAATGTGACAGTTAGTATAATGTTGTGTTGCGCTTGGACTGACCGCTTGCATGTCGTTGATCTCTCTCTGGTACTTGATGATGGAAGAGTTGAGTTTCTCCTTCTCCGATCTCAGCTCCAGCTGCAGCTTCCTATTCTCCTTTTCCTTCCTGCGTACGTCAGTGTCGTTGCCGCGCCGACTGCCTGCCGCACGTACCTCCTTCCTGTTCATGATCTCCGCCAGCTTGTTCACAGCCTGATGCACACAAGATAAATCAATAGTCATGATGAACATtaaaacaatagaaaataaaGACAAGTGTCTTCAACACGATTTCCTTGCTGTGCAACATCGTAAAACTTAGAAGAAATGACATTTCTGCCTTACCTGGGTCTTCAGTGTTCTCTCTGACTGGAGCTGCTTCTCAAACGTGAGCTTCATCTGGCTCATCTGCTGTTCGTCATCCTTGGACGTCTGCAGCTCTGAACACATGGCAAATAGAATAGAAATATAGTTAACACTTTTTAACCAAACACATGCACACCCGCCCACACAGGCTGGATGCAGAAATTCACCTTCAAGCGTCTCCCTGAGTTTGTTGTTGAGCTCCTCCTTCTCATTGGCCAGGTTAGCCACGTCGCTGGTGAGGGTTCGGTTGGCCTCCTCCAGCTGGGCAGGAAAGAACAGACAAAAAGTGAGACCAATCCAATAGTATTTAGCTGCAGAAAGCATCCTCACGGCCCAGTAGGTTTCACTTCAGTCACTCACAGATCTATTGGTCACAATGCTCAATTCCGTTGTCGTTTACTCCTGGTCCTAGCTATAGTCCCAGCCCAATACTATAGTAGCACACAAGCAAACCTGATTAAGCTTATCAAGGTCCTGATGATTATTCAATCAGTTGAATTCTGTGTTTTCTAAAGCACTAAGCAGGGACAAAAGCCCAATCCCACTGCAGCCCTCCAGGAACAGGACACCAGGCAGGGTTCGTACAGACagtggcaagtcaaattcaaggactttcaaGTACTTTTTCAAACGCTAATATTTATTTTCAAGGACCATCAATTTGTAAGTTTCTATTATGCAATTGTTTTTAGTCACCAACAGATGGCAGTATATCTCCACAACCTCATGAAAAAAACAAAGTGATGATGTTGATtgacttccttatatgaactgtaactgagtaacatctttgaaattgttgcatgttgcttttatttTCTTGCTCAGTGTATATAATATTAACTCGACTTCATATTTAAATAGTCTTTATACTGTATTTCACTACATTTTAGGTCCCACAGGCTGTCCCAACACATAATGGCATGAAAGTGAATTCTGACAGTGTAAAAGGTCTTGAGATTACCCTAAAATGTTGTATTCTATACTTATTTGAAGAGAAATTAGTTAATGTGTTTGATTTAAAACTCTCAGGGAatcatatttacattttagaggacCCCACATGGGTCCCAGACCCCAAGTTTGGTTACTACTAACCTCTCCCCCTGCTTGCTTCAATGCATCCTTTCTCTGTGCATCTCCTTTGCCTCCTTCATTGCAGCCTGACTCAGCACTATCTGTCTCACTACTCTCTATAAAGGAAAGGTATTTTGTTAGGGTACTATAAGTTCTCATATCTTGTTTATAGCTAGCTTAATTTCAGTCAACTGCTCTTGCTGCTCTCGTTCAACGTTAGCTTCTAACTTTATCCTTCTAGCTAACTTTATCCTTCTAGCTAACCTGGCTAATAGCCAAAGCTCTTGAGCtaccttagctagctagatatctgACTGACATATCAGCAACCAGTTGTACACTCATTCTCCAAGAGTCAGGGGGGGTTTGTTTGGGCGATGTCTGTTGACAAAACAGGAGTCGAGGGATGTTAAAATAATGCCTAGTGTCAGCGGAGTCTCTGCTACTTGCCACTGTAGGTCTGGGCTGAGGTAGCTCGTTTCACCTCTCTGCTTATGTCGTGGGCTGAGGTAGCTCGTTTCACCGCTCTGCTTATGTCGTGGGCTGAGTTTCCATTGGAAAGTGGTGAATGAATGTGCTGCTAACAAGGCAAATCTGGGGGATCAGGTGAGCATACATGAATCATTCATGATTCCACTCGTTTGCAGAAGTAGACGCAATTACAACTCGGCTCAAGATGCCTTCTGAGCGTTTATCAACGCTGGGAACGCAATAAGTGGGTAAAAAATCATTAACAAAATAAAAAGGTGAATAAATGCTatttcataaataaataaaatccctgGTTGGTCTGGCAAAACCCATTCATAAACATCAATATCCTGCCAGGCAGCATTGAATCTACATTTGCCTGCCATTTTACCTATGGATGTGACGTATGGATGTGACGTTCGGCAGCGCCTAATCAGTCACTTCTGTACCTGTCTGGTTAAGTAGCAGTGTGGGTGGAATGAGCGATCTCACCTGGCAACCAGAGAGCGAAACACGGGAGGAAATAAAACTTGGAGGTCTGCCTGGAAATTAATTCGCAAGACCAATACATTTTTCTAATATTTTTCATATTAACATAGTGGATCTTtttctgttctcctcctccttttcaaGTACCAACTTGAGAAAATGTCTGAAATTCATATGCTGGAATACCTTGAAAgtcagagtgccaaattcaagtaCCTTGTGCAAATCCTGATCAGAGGAACATGGACCACTGCTGACTCACCGAGCCGATGGTGATGTCCTTCTCGCCCAGCTCCTGCTTGTGTCGGGCCATCATCTCCTTGAGCTCCAGCTCCTTCATGATCTTCTCCTTCTCCAGGTCGGAGTACTGCTCCTCAGCAATGGAGCGAGCCAGCTGCTCCGAGTCTGCTTTGGTCAGAGTGATCTCCAGCTGCGCCGCCAGGGagtccctggggggggggggtcaaatatGTCACATCATGGTGAATTGAACATGGGTGTTGGTTGTGTTCTTTTTTTGTGTCGTTTCTGTAAATAAATCAATAACGATATTCATTACAAAAACTCTGTAAAGAGGAAGAAGGCTTAAACCAGACCCTAGAGAAGCCCATCCTCTTCTGGATATCTGGTCAGATGTTTAAGTTCAGCAGGACTTGAGTTGTAGACTAATGTCAGTAAACAGTGTAGGGCAACGCCACTTCCTTGTACTCACCTCTCCTCTTGTAACTCCTGAAGTGACTGCTGTATGTCCTTGTAGAGTTTGCTCTTCTCTTCACATTCCTCCTTCAACTCCCGCACCTGGGTCTTATACAGCGTCTGGGCAACACAAAGAGATGAGCATCTTCAAAACACAAATTCACACTTCAAGTGTGCAAGAATGCAAGTTCTCAAGTTAGGATTCCACTGTCAAAAACCAACCATTAAGTGTTATAGCTGCAGCAGACTTACAGAAAAATACTGCTCAGCCTCCAGCTGGTCCTGAAGTTCCTTCATTTGGCCATCTGAGTCCTGCCTTTCTCTGTGGTCACAAACACAAATGAATCCTTTGAGTTTGTTTTATTGTTACGCCATTTTCTGTCTGCATTATTATTTGCAAAAAAAAGTAAAACATTAAAGGGAGTGAAAAGAAAGTCAGAATGTTGACTGACTTGCGTAGCTCCTGGTTCTGTTTCTCCAGGCTGCGTTTGATTTCCAGCAGGTGGTTGGCCTCCTGTTTCAGCTGCTTCTCAGAGGTCTTCAGGGCATTTAGCTGCTGGTTCTGGGCCTTCAGGTCGTTCTGAGTAAGACTGCGCTTCTGGGTCTCTTGCTCGATCTTCAGGGTCAGGTTCTTCACCTCCTCGGTGAGCCTCTCCTTGTTCCTGCGAAGCTCGTCTAGTTTCTGCAGGGACTGCTTGTAGTCACAGTCGAGCATGCTGCTATGTTTCTCCAGCTCCAACATCCTGTTCTCCACACGCAGCTTTGACGCCCTCTCCTCCTGCAGCTTCTGCTCCATATCTGGGGGAAGAGAGCAAGAGGAGTGATTTATTTAATTCAATTTCACCCTGCTAACCAGAGTCTAGTTTCTTTACCGAAGACTGATTCCTGTCCTTTGTCATACCTGAGAACTCAGGAATGGTCTTACCCTTCATGGCCTCAGACTTGGCACCTTCGATCGACTCAATCTTGCTCTTGTCCGCGAGCCGTGCCTTGGTGGCTTTGTGTGATGCCTCCTCCTGCTCCAGCCCCTGCTGCAACACCTTCAGCTTGTACGTCATGTCTATCTCCTTGTTGTTCTTCTCCTACAGTAGTGAATATGAAAGagggtttaaaaaaaaagtaataaaAGTACAGAAATGATAGATGTAGTGATATGAATCAGTATGGATGTTTGTTTACCTTCTCCAGATCAGTGAGTTTCTCCTGTAGTTGTCTCTTCTCAGTCTCTGCCTTGGAAAGGGCCTGTCTCACCTGCCAAACCTCATCCTCCAGCCCCGAGATTCGCCCTACAGAGAGAAAAATTTCACCAAAGGCCAAATCATGCTGCGAGAGATGTACATGTGAATACATGCAGTCTCTCCCATACAAACACAACCCCACTCACCCTGCATGTCTGTGATGGTCTCAGAGCCCTGgctgtgttctctcctctcagcctccaGTGCTGCCTGCAGCCCGATGAACTCCTTCTCCAGCGTGAGCTTGGAGCGCTCCAGTAGGCAGCACTTgtcctgcagctctctgcccCCAGCCTCCAGAGCTTGCAGCTGCTTGCCTGTTTCCGTCTGGGCCTTCCTCAGCCTTGTGGCCACCTCCTGCTCCGCACGCAACAGAGCATTGGCCTCGTCCAGCTGAAATATTATGGAGAACACGGCAGTCACTTTGTAATGTGCATTCCAAtcgcacacaaacacatgcacataaACACTCAGTATACATACGTGGACATATGCACATTAACATATACAAACAGATGAgcacttaaacacacacaaagCCATTTTATCCTAAAGCAGAAACACACCTGTCTTTGTAAGTGAATGTTTTTCTCATTGGATATGTGTGAGTTCTGATTTCTCTTCTTCATTTCGTCCAGCTGGTCTCGTAGGCTGTTGACTGCAGACCACATCACAAGTTAGATATGAaagtatactgtgtgtgtgtgtgtgtgtgtgtgtgtgtgttttcagccaGCGATCCTCACCCTCGTTCTCCAGGCAGCGTTTCCTGTCTGCCTCACTCTCTGCCTTGCGATGGCTCTCCACAGTCTTGTGCTGCAGTagagccttctctctctccagctgcctcAGACTCGACTCCAGAGCCTTCCTGCTACTCACCTGTCAACGTACCACCACAAAGGAAAGTGTTGGAATGGAACAACTTGTATTCTTTCTTGGTTGCCATTTTTCTCAGTTTTGTGCTGTAGTTGTGTGCTATATTGCTACTGTAGCTCCAAAGTTCTCACTTCTTCATCAAGATCTTTGGAGGTTTTCTCTAGACGACTGGTGGCAGTTCTGCAGGAAGAGAGTGCAGGTCAACTTCATCTCCCACGATCATACATGTAACGCTAATGGTTTTTAGTAAGTGTGTATAATGACTACCTGCACTTGTGCTCCAGCTCATCTTTGGTCTGCATCTCATTATTGAGCTGCTCTTCCAGCTGGTGGAGTTTCTTCTGCAGCTTGGCTGACTGagcaaggaggaagaggagtagggaagggaagggaaagcaCAACCGTTACGATACACTTCACCTGGACTCTGCTCTGACACTATAGCTTATCATTTTACCACAATTTGACCAAAGCCAATTGATTTCAAAACAGAGATGAGTCAAGAAAGAGAATACTTACCATCACAATATCCTGCAGCAGATGAGAAATTAATTAAGTTAGTTCGGCAAAACAATTTCAGTCAGCATAGAAGTCAATGAGCGGACAGCCTTTCCAGGATTAGCTTGTTGTTTAGCTACTGGAGGAAAGCTCCATTAAATGTTTCATCATCGCTAAGAACCTGATAGATTGTGTACAACTCCTCAGCTCAACTACAGGAATTATACAATTATGACCAGTTATGACATTGTTATTATAGCTATACATTAGATTAATAAGCACAAAATAGAAATACCCACCTCTCCTTTCAAGGCTGTTGAGTTCACAGTCACAACTGTTGAGTTATTCACACCGCTTAGTAACCTGGAGGAAACACATTGGTGTTTGAGGAACTAacagctcacacacactttcatacTCCTTAACACAATCAAAGCTTTGTGAAACTTAGTAACTCATGTGTAGTGGATGGCTGAGGTCAAAATATTGTCCATGATGAGGACGGGGGTGTGATAGGGAGACATGCAATTTCAAGTCTTACTGGTCCTCCTTAAAGTATGTGAAGCCGACGAAGGGAAGCTGGTTGCCCACAAAGGCCTTAGGAGTAGGGAAGGTCTCCACGTCACCCTTGTCATCTTCTATCTCATCAAAGTTACTGGTGTCAATGTCACTGCTCAATTCTGGAACCACAGGAGCGGCCGCTGAACAGTAGCAATGCGGGAGATgggaaagaaaaaaaatattgtttgtgttattcatgtcATTTCTAGGTATCCATATGTAATAGATTGTGTATTGTACCAGGATGATAACATTTGTATGATAAAAGAATTACATTAAATTGACTTGACAGAGACACCTACTGTTTCTAATGCTGTCAAAGTTCCATTGGTCATTCTTGAAAAAGGGGTGTCGTTTGATCTCCTCCACCCCGTTGCGGCCCAGTCGTACCTCCCTAAACGCCAAATAAAGGGCCATGGACTTCTGTTATGAGAGCTGGGACAGTTCCGTCTGAACACAGTGGATATTGGTCGGTTTATTAGGACTACTACAAACATTTGTTTgcaaactgtaacttaaagtttTTGTAACTGTGGTTACTTGATTTATGTTTTTTTATCCTTGCTACCTGTCTGTCAAGAAGGCACAGATTAAGTTTTTGGCATCTTTGGAGATCTCTACGTCATCTGGAAAGTTGAGGGAATTCTTGTGGTCCATGATCTTACTGTAGGTTCCAACAAGGGAGTCGGCATAGAACGGTGTGTCACCTAATAGGAACAAACACAGAAATGAGGTGCAAAATAATGACGACATGTTCTAAGCAATTTGCTTACAAGTTCTCTAATACATCTTTATAGGCAGACTTTAAATATCTTAGTTCCAGATAAACCATCCAGTAAAAGACTTCAGTTAGTGGAAATGAAGATTGAGGCATAAAGAAAGAGCGGAAACATACACACCAAGAAGTTAGACAACACCAACTCACCGACTAGCATCTCGAAGATGAAGACCCCTACAGACCACCAATCACACTCCCGTCCATAGTAACCATCTCCACCCTGCGACTTCAGAACCTCAGGAGAGATGTAGTCTGGAGTGCCAACCGCTGTGTCACAGTGCACCATCCCAGTCTGTAACCAGTCAATCCTTCAGTTAGATACACTAGCTCAAGCAAACCAGGTCTGAATCGTCAAGTATATATACAGTTAAGATATAAGTGTTAACCTAAAGCACAGCGAGACACTAGAGATATTCTGCTGGAAGTATTGTGAGTAATGCTCTCTTCAGCACATTGCACAACTGGAACAATGGGAAAATATTGCCCTTACCGAGTCCATCTTCATGCAGGTTCCGAAGTCGGCCAGTTTGAGGTGTCCGTGGCGGTCCAGGAGCATGTTGTCAGGCTTGACGTCGCGGTGGATGAAACCCAGGGAGTGGATGGCATCCAGTGCCATGACCACCTCGGCCGTATAGAACCGGGCCCACTTCTCAGGCACATCATAGGTACTGGTGAGGTTCACCAGGTCCCCTCCAGGCATGTACTCCATCACCATGTAGAGGTAACGGTCATCTTGGAAGGCACAGCACAACTAGACATAGACCGGAAAGCAAAAACAATACAAGTTAAAGGGTCGTCTTACATCACACATTTCTGGTTCGATATGGTTTGTGCAGATTGTTTTGATACATTTTTGTCTAATGTGATATATTATCTAGTGTGTGTGTCATgtctagggctgtggcggtcacaacaTTTCATCAAcctgtgattgtcaagcaaaaAACTGCCAGTCTCACGGTAATTAACAAACATGTTAAGTACTGATCTGACTAtaccatatggctgtgggctacattagCTCATTCAGCGGACAAGATTTGCTTGCAATTCCGAGGCATTagttatagtatgaagaatacaattgaataaaataggatattttctccaaacattTGAAGGGAGTGAGCGCATGCATGCAGCGATtttgtgttgagcggttaacaaagaaacaggtacgCTTCATTTAGAgatattaatgtaactttagttgttctgcAAACATTGGGCTATACAtgtcatcagtctctcattcacaatgtGACAAGCACTTGATATTGTCTAGaatttctacccccaagccataagacccctgaacatctaatcaaatggctacccggaccatttgcattgcccccccctctACCAACATGTACAAATTATCTCAAATTACCTGTgtccccgcacactgactctg contains:
- the LOC110505685 gene encoding rho-associated protein kinase 2 isoform X1 — protein: MSLGAERRMENRLKKLEAMIKDPRSAINLESLLDSINAFVLDLDYPALRKNKNIETFLNRYEKVMGHIREFQMRSEDFDRVKVIGRGAFGEVQLVRHKASQKVYAMKLLSKFEMIKRSDSAFFWEERDIMAFANSPWVVQLCCAFQDDRYLYMVMEYMPGGDLVNLTSTYDVPEKWARFYTAEVVMALDAIHSLGFIHRDVKPDNMLLDRHGHLKLADFGTCMKMDSTGMVHCDTAVGTPDYISPEVLKSQGGDGYYGRECDWWSVGVFIFEMLVGDTPFYADSLVGTYSKIMDHKNSLNFPDDVEISKDAKNLICAFLTDREVRLGRNGVEEIKRHPFFKNDQWNFDSIRNTAAPVVPELSSDIDTSNFDEIEDDKGDVETFPTPKAFVGNQLPFVGFTYFKEDQLLSGVNNSTVVTVNSTALKGEDIVMSAKLQKKLHQLEEQLNNEMQTKDELEHKCRTATSRLEKTSKDLDEEVSSRKALESSLRQLEREKALLQHKTVESHRKAESEADRKRCLENEVNSLRDQLDEMKKRNQNSHISNEKNIHLQRQLDEANALLRAEQEVATRLRKAQTETGKQLQALEAGGRELQDKCCLLERSKLTLEKEFIGLQAALEAERREHSQGSETITDMQGRISGLEDEVWQVRQALSKAETEKRQLQEKLTDLEKEKNNKEIDMTYKLKVLQQGLEQEEASHKATKARLADKSKIESIEGAKSEAMKDMEQKLQEERASKLRVENRMLELEKHSSMLDCDYKQSLQKLDELRRNKERLTEEVKNLTLKIEQETQKRSLTQNDLKAQNQQLNALKTSEKQLKQEANHLLEIKRSLEKQNQELRKERQDSDGQMKELQDQLEAEQYFSTLYKTQVRELKEECEEKSKLYKDIQQSLQELQEERDSLAAQLEITLTKADSEQLARSIAEEQYSDLEKEKIMKELELKEMMARHKQELGEKDITIGSLEEANRTLTSDVANLANEKEELNNKLRETLEELQTSKDDEQQMSQMKLTFEKQLQSERTLKTQAVNKLAEIMNRKEVRAAGSRRGNDTDVRRKEKENRKLQLELRSEKEKLNSSIIKYQREINDMQAQIADESQVRIELQMALDSKDSDIEQLRNLLSSANVSSLESASINSGPDFDADDAYTEMRLEGWLSLPVRNNTKKFGWERKYVVVSSKKILFYNSEQDKELSNPYMVLDIDKLFHVRPVTQTDVYRADAKEIPRIFQILYANEGECKKEPEFPVELASGEKSSYICHKGHEFIPTLYHFPTNCEACTKPLWHMFKPPPALECRRCHIKCHKDHMDKKEEIIAPCKVNYDVSMAKNLLLLAVSQEEQQEWVGRLVKKITKKPPAPEHFARSSPRVSMKVQPSQSMRRPSRQLPPSKNSPPRADAPRMQREDSKSGH
- the LOC110505685 gene encoding rho-associated protein kinase 2 isoform X2, which gives rise to MSLGAERRMENRLKKLEAMIKDPRSAINLESLLDSINAFVLDLDYPALRKNKNIETFLNRYEKVMGHIREFQMRSEDFDRVKVIGRGAFGEVQLVRHKASQKVYAMKLLSKFEMIKRSDSAFFWEERDIMAFANSPWVVQLCCAFQDDRYLYMVMEYMPGGDLVNLTSTYDVPEKWARFYTAEVVMALDAIHSLGFIHRDVKPDNMLLDRHGHLKLADFGTCMKMDSTGMVHCDTAVGTPDYISPEVLKSQGGDGYYGRECDWWSVGVFIFEMLVGDTPFYADSLVGTYSKIMDHKNSLNFPDDVEISKDAKNLICAFLTDREVRLGRNGVEEIKRHPFFKNDQWNFDSIRNTAAPVVPELSSDIDTSNFDEIEDDKGDVETFPTPKAFVGNQLPFVGFTYFKEDQLLSGVNNSTVVTVNSTALKGEDIVMSAKLQKKLHQLEEQLNNEMQTKDELEHKCRTATSRLEKTSKDLDEEVSSRKALESSLRQLEREKALLQHKTVESHRKAESEADRKRCLENEVNSLRDQLDEMKKRNQNSHISNEKNIHLQRQLDEANALLRAEQEVATRLRKAQTETGKQLQALEAGGRELQDKCCLLERSKLTLEKEFIGLQAALEAERREHSQGSETITDMQGRISGLEDEVWQVRQALSKAETEKRQLQEKLTDLEKEKNNKEIDMTYKLKVLQQGLEQEEASHKATKARLADKSKIESIEGAKSEAMKDMEQKLQEERASKLRVENRMLELEKHSSMLDCDYKQSLQKLDELRRNKERLTEEVKNLTLKIEQETQKRSLTQNDLKAQNQQLNALKTSEKQLKQEANHLLEIKRSLEKQNQELRKERQDSDGQMKELQDQLEAEQYFSTLYKTQVRELKEECEEKSKLYKDIQQSLQELQEERDSLAAQLEITLTKADSEQLARSIAEEQYSDLEKEKIMKELELKEMMARHKQELGEKDITIGSLEEANRTLTSDVANLANEKEELNNKLRETLEELQTSKDDEQQMSQMKLTFEKQLQSERTLKTQAVNKLAEIMNRKEVRAAGSRRGNDTDVRRKEKENRKLQLELRSEKEKLNSSIIKYQREINDMQAQIADESQVRIELQMALDSKDSDIEQLRNLLSSANVSSLESASINSGPDFDADDAYTEMRLEGWLSLPVRNNTKKFGWERKYVVVSSKKILFYNSEQDKELSNPYMVLDIDKLFHVRPVTQTDVYRADAKEIPRIFQILYANEGECKKEPEFPVELASGEKSSYICHKGHEFIPTLYHFPTNCEACTKPLWHMFKPPPALECRRCHIKCHKDHMDKKEEIIAPCKVNYDVSMAKNLLLLAVSQEEQQEWVGRLVKKITKKPPAPEHFARSSPRVSMKVQPSQSMRRPSRQLPPSKNS